A stretch of Lactuca sativa cultivar Salinas chromosome 6, Lsat_Salinas_v11, whole genome shotgun sequence DNA encodes these proteins:
- the LOC111913877 gene encoding uncharacterized protein LOC111913877 — protein MRGEFNGLKALILQENDTAFYVHCFAHQLQLVVVAVANKHDGVSDFFEQISLVVNVVCASCKRKDLLREQARERVQKGLCSGELEIGIGLNQETTLVRAGETRWGSHFNTLTSLMKLFADVLVVLDFVKEEGGSLANRQQASGILAYFKSYEFVFYLHMMYDILHLTGTLSKQLQRKDLDILEATSMVRGTMEALQSLRNIGFASILPKVSSFCETHEIDTLDMEELYIGARNRRTTKTNKFHFEVEIFNTVVDMQLTEYRDRFSETSTQLLEYMGALSPCDSFAQFDKSKLLKLGKLYKYDFDDSDMIDLEGQLEIFYHSCIKDECFASLKGISNLSRLTVNTGKHRSYPLVYKLLKLALILPVATASVERYFSKMKLLKTDLRNKIGDEFLNDALLCNVETEALAKVENEKVMERFQKMSARRGQI, from the coding sequence ATGCGAGGGGAATTCAATGGTTTGAAAGCTTTGATATTACAAGAGAATGACACGGCTTTTTATGTACATTGCTTTGCACACCAACTTCAATTAGTAGTTGTGGCTGTAGCAAATAAGCATGATGGTGTTAGTGACTTTTTTGAGCAAATTTCGTTGGTGGTTAATGTAGTTTGTGCATCGTGTAAAAGAAAAGACTTACTACGAGAGCAAGCAAGAGAAAGGGTGCAAAAAGGCTTGTGTAGTGGTGAACTTGAAATCGGAATTGGGTTAAATCAAGAGACTACACTTGTTCGAGCGGGAGAAACAAGATGGGGTTCACATTTCAACACACTCACAAGTTTGATGAAGTTATTTGCGGATGTTCTTGTAGTTTTAGATTTTGTGAAAGAGGAGGGAGGGTCATTGGCAAACCGTCAACAAGCATCTGGAATCTTAGCATATTTTAAATCATATGAGTTCGTGTTTTACTTACATATGATGTATGACATTTTACACCTCACGGGTACATTGTCAAAGCAACTTCAAAGAAAAGATCTAGACATTTTAGAAGCGACTTCGATGGTTAGAGGGACAATGGAGGCATTGCAATCTCTTAGAAACATAGGGTTTGCTAGCATTTTGCCAAAAGTATCCTCTTTTTGTGAAACACACGAAATTGATACTTTGGATATGGAAGAGTTGTATATTGGTGCGAGAAACCGTAGGACTACAAAGACTAATAAGTTTCATTTTGAGGTTGAAATCTTCAACACGGTGGTAGATATGCAACTTACAGAATATCGGGATCGATTTAGTGAAACAAGCACCCAATTACTAGAATACATGGGTGCTTTGAGCCCTTGTGATTCATTTGCACAATTTGACAAATCAAAGTTATTGAAGTTGGGTAAGTTATACAAGTATGACTTTGATGATTCAGATATGATAGACCTTGAAGGACAACTTGAGATATTTTATCACTCTTGCATCAAAGATGAGTGCTTCGCTAGTTTGAAAGGAATTTCCAACCTTTCTCGTTTGACGGTTAATACGGGGAAGCATCGATCTTATCCTTTGGTTTATAAGCTATTGAAGTTGGCTTTGATATTACCTGTAGCGACCGCAAGTGTAGAAAgatatttttcaaagatgaagctCTTGAAGACCGACTTGCGTAACAAAATTGGCGATGAATTTTTGAACGACGCATTGTTGTGTAATGTCGAGACCGAAGCACTTGCGAAAGTTGAGAATGAAAAAGTAATGGAGCGGTTTCAAAAGATGTCTGCACGAAGAGGACAAATTTAA